In Cydia strobilella chromosome 8, ilCydStro3.1, whole genome shotgun sequence, one DNA window encodes the following:
- the LOC134743521 gene encoding terpene synthase isoform X2: MPYTYILQVPGKQIRTKLTCAFNNWLNISDEKLKAVGEIVQMLHNSSLLVDDIQDNSILRRGIPVAHSIYGVASTINAANYVMIIALEKTLELGHPMATAVYTEQLLELHRGQGMEIYWRDNFRCPSEEEYKEMTVKKTGGLFMLAIRLMQLFSENKSDFSKLSAILGLYFQIRDDYCNLCLQEYSENKSFCEDLTEGKFSFPIIHAIHNQDGDNQVLHILRQRTRDVEVKRYCIALLERLGSFRYTRDTLARLDAAAREEVSRLGGNQDLENLLDELLSWQRPEDV, translated from the exons ATGCCTTACACATACATCTTGCAAGTGCCGGGCAAGCAGATCCGGACCAAGCTCACCTGTGCGTTCAACAACTGGCTCAACATCTCGGATGAGAAGCTCAAGGCCGTCGGAGAAATAGTGCAGATGCTGCACAACTCTAGTTTAct AGTAGACGACATTCAAGACAATTCAATACTTCGTCGTGGGATCCCCGTAGCACACTCCATCTACGGCGTGGCTAGCACGATCAATGCGGCCAACTATGTCATGATAATAGCGTTAGAGAAGACTTTGGAGTTAGGGCATCCGATG GCTACAGCGGTGTACACAGAGCAGCTTCTAGAACTACACAGAGGGCAGGGCATGGAGATCTACTGGAGAGACAACTTCCGCTGTCCATCAGAGGAGGAATACAAGGAGATGACCGTTAAAA aaaCCGGTGGGTTGTTCATGCTGGCTATCCGCCTCATGCAGCTGTTCAGCGAGAACAAGTCGGACTTCAGCAAATTGTCCGCCATCTTGGGGCTGTACTTCCAAATCAGAGACGACTACTGCAATCTTTGCCTACAGGAG TACTCGGAGAACAAGAGTTTCTGCGAGGACCTGACGGAGGGCAAGTTCAGCTTCCCCATCATCCACGCCATCCACAATCAAGACGGCGACAACCAAGTGCTTC ATATCCTACGGCAACGTACCCGAGATGTCGAAGTAAAGCGTTACTGCATCGCCTTGCTCGAGCGGCTCggcagcttccgatacacgcgCGACACACTAGCACGACTCGACGCTGCTGCCAGAGAAGAG GTGTCCCGTCTCGGTGGTAACCAAGACTTAGAAAACCTTCTCGACGAGCTCCTTAGTTGGCAGCGGCCCGAAGACGTCTAA
- the LOC134743521 gene encoding terpene synthase isoform X1 codes for MSQTFTKSGDKGHDEKILMPYTYILQVPGKQIRTKLTCAFNNWLNISDEKLKAVGEIVQMLHNSSLLVDDIQDNSILRRGIPVAHSIYGVASTINAANYVMIIALEKTLELGHPMATAVYTEQLLELHRGQGMEIYWRDNFRCPSEEEYKEMTVKKTGGLFMLAIRLMQLFSENKSDFSKLSAILGLYFQIRDDYCNLCLQEYSENKSFCEDLTEGKFSFPIIHAIHNQDGDNQVLHILRQRTRDVEVKRYCIALLERLGSFRYTRDTLARLDAAAREEVSRLGGNQDLENLLDELLSWQRPEDV; via the exons ATGTCTCAAACATTCACTAAGAGCGGTGACAAAGGTCATGATGAG AAAATCCTCATGCCTTACACATACATCTTGCAAGTGCCGGGCAAGCAGATCCGGACCAAGCTCACCTGTGCGTTCAACAACTGGCTCAACATCTCGGATGAGAAGCTCAAGGCCGTCGGAGAAATAGTGCAGATGCTGCACAACTCTAGTTTAct AGTAGACGACATTCAAGACAATTCAATACTTCGTCGTGGGATCCCCGTAGCACACTCCATCTACGGCGTGGCTAGCACGATCAATGCGGCCAACTATGTCATGATAATAGCGTTAGAGAAGACTTTGGAGTTAGGGCATCCGATG GCTACAGCGGTGTACACAGAGCAGCTTCTAGAACTACACAGAGGGCAGGGCATGGAGATCTACTGGAGAGACAACTTCCGCTGTCCATCAGAGGAGGAATACAAGGAGATGACCGTTAAAA aaaCCGGTGGGTTGTTCATGCTGGCTATCCGCCTCATGCAGCTGTTCAGCGAGAACAAGTCGGACTTCAGCAAATTGTCCGCCATCTTGGGGCTGTACTTCCAAATCAGAGACGACTACTGCAATCTTTGCCTACAGGAG TACTCGGAGAACAAGAGTTTCTGCGAGGACCTGACGGAGGGCAAGTTCAGCTTCCCCATCATCCACGCCATCCACAATCAAGACGGCGACAACCAAGTGCTTC ATATCCTACGGCAACGTACCCGAGATGTCGAAGTAAAGCGTTACTGCATCGCCTTGCTCGAGCGGCTCggcagcttccgatacacgcgCGACACACTAGCACGACTCGACGCTGCTGCCAGAGAAGAG GTGTCCCGTCTCGGTGGTAACCAAGACTTAGAAAACCTTCTCGACGAGCTCCTTAGTTGGCAGCGGCCCGAAGACGTCTAA
- the LOC134743513 gene encoding tropomodulin-1 isoform X3, with amino-acid sequence MTTPAKLFGRELSNYDEVDVDELLAKLSQEELTMLAKEVDPDDNFLPPDQRNNYDCEKDPTGPLNRKKLIEHINKQALETPDRPEVKPYVAGVVRGKKWIAPPPPEGSREADEQISIDLGDEYEQALGTASQEEIIDLAAILGFHSMMNQDQYHASLLNKGQPVGLGWDGITKATKQKVYPMDPPNDTDPDSTIKSVQDNDQKLTDLNWNNIKNISDEKFDKLFEGLKSNTHLEVLSLVNVGLTDRSAGLLAAALEANTALRVVNVETNFISPAGVVQLVKALLTNNTVEEFRASNQRSTVLGNKIEMEISSLVEQNPTLLRLGLHLEYSDARHRVASHLQRNIDRNCRLQMRASASLSLRLPRGPPPGVGVAASLLHTTPPSAEAGTPEDPVPVQTKPPVFDTSERTIPVDLEPNGEDKFVKAERPDFNPNPHSTPAATEQDQQLEL; translated from the exons GACAACTTCCTCCCCCCCGACCAGCGCAACAATTACGACTGTGAGAAGGACCCCACGGGACCCCTGAATCGCAAGAAGTTGATCGAGCACATCAACAAGCAGGCGCTCGAGACCCCAGACCGACCCGAGGTCAAACCTTACGTGGCTGGTGTTGTCCGAGGGAAGAAG TGGatcgcgccgcccccgcccgaaGGGTCGCGCGAAGCGGACGAACAGATCTCCATCGACCTCGGCGACGAGTATGAGCAGGCGCTGGGCACCGCCTCGCAGGAGGAAATCATTGACTTGGCTG CCATCCTCGGCTTCCACTCGATGATGAACCAGGACCAGTACCACGCGTCACTACTCAACAAGGGCCAGCCCGTCGGCCTCGGCTGGGATGGCATCACCAAAGCTACCAAGCAAaag GTGTACCCCATGGACCCCCCCAacgacacggacccggactcgacCATCAAGAGTGTGCAGGACAACGACCAGAAGCTCACTGATCTCAATTGGAATAATATTAAG AATATAAGCGACGAGAAATTCGACAAGCTATTCGAAGGCCTAAAGAGCAACACACACCTCGAGGTCCTGAGCCTCGTGAACGTGGGCCTCACGGACCGCTCCGCCGGCCTCCTGGCCGCCGCCCTGGAGGCCAACACGGCGCTGCGGGTCGTCAACGTGGAGACCAACTTCATCAGCCCCGCCGGCGTCGTGCAGCTGGTCAAGGCGCTGCTCACCAACAATACGGTGGAGGAGTTCCGGGCTTCCAACCAG CGGTCGACGGTGCTGGGCAACAAGATCGAGATGGAGATCAGTTCGTTGGTGGAGCAGAACCCCACGCTGCTGCGGCTCGGCCTCCACCTCGAGTACAGCGACGCGCGCCATCGCGTCGCCTCGCATCTGCAGCGCAACATCGACCGGA ATTGCCGATTACAAATGCGCGCTAGCGCCTCCCTAAGCCTCCGCCTGCCGCGCGGCCCGCCGCCGGGCGTCGGCGTCGCCGCCAGCCTCCTCCACACCACCCCGCCCAGCGCCGAGGCCGGCACGCCCGAGGACCCGGTCCCTGTCCAAACGAAACCGCCCGTATTCGACACCTCCGAGCGAACCATACCCGTCGATTTGGAGCCTAACGGAGAAGACAAATTTGTGAAGGCGGAACGACCCGACTTTAACCCCAATCCCCACTC TACGCCAGCAGCGACGGAGCAAGACCAGCAACTAGAACTTTGA